In Centropristis striata isolate RG_2023a ecotype Rhode Island chromosome 15, C.striata_1.0, whole genome shotgun sequence, a genomic segment contains:
- the rhogb gene encoding ras homolog family member Gb produces MQSIKCVVVGDGAVGKTCLLISYTTGAFPKEYIPTVFDNYSSQVTVDGRTISLNLWDTAGQEEYDRLRTLSYPQTNVFIICFSISSPASYENVKHKWHPEVSHHCPGVPILLVGTKSDLRNDGETQRKLKEQNQTPVTHQQGAALARQIHALRYLECSALNQDGIKDVFAESVRAYLNPQPAVTKKICVLL; encoded by the exons atGCAGAGTATAAAGTGTGTGGTTGTGGGTGATGGCGCTGTGGGGAAGACGTGCCTCCTCATCTCCTACACCACCGGAGCTTTTCCCAAAGAGTACATCCCCACGGTGTTTGACAACTACAGcagccag GTGACGGTGGACGGCAGGACTATCAGTCTGAACCTGTGGGACACGGCGGGTCAGGAGGAGTACGACCGGCTGAGGACGCTGTCCTACCCACAGACCAACGTCTTCATCATCTGCTTCTCCATCTCAAGCCCCGCCTCCTACGAGAATGTTAAACACAAGTGGCATccagag GTGTCTCACCATTGTCCCGGCGTCCCCATCCTCCTGGTCGGCACAAAGAGTGACCTCCGGAATGACGGCGAGACTCAGAGGAAGCTGAAGGAGCAGAACCAGACCCCTGTCACCCACCAGCAGGGCGCCGCACTTGCTCGTCAGATCCACGCCCTGCGCTACCTGGAGTGTTCAGCCCTGAACCAGGACGGCATAAAGGACGTGTTCGCAGAGTCCGTGAGGGCCTACCTCAACCCGCAGCCCGCAGTAACCAAGAAGATCTGCGTCCTGCTGTAG